Proteins from a genomic interval of Diaminobutyricimonas aerilata:
- the pheA gene encoding prephenate dehydratase, whose amino-acid sequence MPDPASTERYSYLGPAGTFTWAALTRVPEAQGKEWVSVNNVGEALHDVVSGRSVGAVIAIENSVEGGVSATQDALASIPDLRITGEYLVPVDFVLVARPGTALADVRVVSAHPVAYAQCRGWLERTIPAHAHVPASSNVAAAHDLLDGAIADAAIAPPTIREQVDVEVLAEHIVDNPHAVTRFVLVGRAGRLPERTGADKTSLIVELPHEEPGALLEMLEQFATRGVNMNRLHSRPIGDALGRYRFVIDIDGHVQDERVADALLGLKRFSPKVIFLGSYPRADRQAVEVTSRYDDDVFIDARDWLRGLLSGEPE is encoded by the coding sequence ATGCCCGATCCCGCCTCGACCGAGCGCTACAGCTACCTCGGACCGGCCGGCACCTTCACGTGGGCCGCGCTCACGCGAGTGCCCGAAGCCCAGGGCAAGGAGTGGGTGTCGGTCAACAACGTGGGGGAGGCCCTGCACGACGTCGTCTCCGGCCGCAGCGTCGGCGCGGTCATCGCGATCGAGAACAGCGTCGAGGGCGGCGTGAGCGCCACCCAGGACGCCCTCGCGAGCATCCCTGACCTGCGCATCACGGGGGAGTACCTCGTGCCGGTCGACTTCGTACTCGTCGCCCGCCCGGGCACGGCGCTCGCGGATGTGCGGGTCGTGAGCGCGCATCCGGTCGCCTACGCCCAGTGCCGGGGTTGGCTCGAGCGCACCATCCCGGCGCACGCCCACGTTCCGGCGAGCTCGAACGTCGCGGCCGCGCACGACCTGCTCGACGGGGCGATCGCCGACGCCGCGATCGCGCCGCCGACCATCCGCGAGCAGGTCGACGTGGAGGTGCTCGCCGAGCACATCGTCGACAACCCGCACGCCGTCACCCGCTTCGTGCTCGTCGGCCGCGCCGGCCGGCTGCCCGAGCGCACCGGAGCGGACAAGACGAGCCTGATCGTCGAGCTGCCCCACGAGGAGCCCGGCGCGCTGTTGGAGATGCTCGAGCAGTTCGCCACGCGCGGCGTCAACATGAACCGCCTGCACTCCCGGCCCATCGGCGACGCGCTCGGCCGGTACCGGTTCGTCATCGACATCGACGGTCACGTGCAGGACGAGCGTGTCGCCGACGCGCTGCTCGGGCTCAAGCGGTTCAGCCCGAAGGTGATCTTCCTCGGGTCCTACCCGCGGGCCGACCGGCAGGCCGTCGAGGTCACCTCGCGGTACGACGACGACGTGTTCATCGACGCCCGCGACTGGCTGCGCGGGCTGCTGAGCGGCGAGCCGGAGTAG